The proteins below are encoded in one region of Nocardioides marmorisolisilvae:
- a CDS encoding acyl-CoA dehydrogenase family protein produces the protein MNFDLPTEATDAAGLAATILADHCTPARLREVDALEERIDRSLWAALGEAGLLGLAVPEDAGGAGLGLLEVAAVLVEAGRAVAPVPIGTHAVAAMTLAEVGDSHVRETWLPRAASGEALLTAAVDRDRAGSFSVVQAGTAADAFVLPTPDRSGLVLLTPDAPGVRIEPQRITDGDLAARITVDADAFDDRPTLGGPEAVDRLADRLAVAEVAHQVGVVDGALALTAQYARSREQFGRPIGTFQAVSQRLADGYIDVLGARLVLWQAAWRLSESLPATVEIAAARMWAADAGHRLAHTAVHVHGGVGIDLDGETHRYFTAAKCSEFLLGGSTAAARRIGAELAASGA, from the coding sequence ATGAACTTCGACCTGCCGACCGAGGCCACCGACGCCGCCGGGCTCGCGGCGACCATCCTGGCCGACCACTGCACCCCGGCGCGGCTGCGCGAGGTCGACGCTCTCGAGGAGCGCATCGACCGATCCCTCTGGGCGGCTCTGGGCGAGGCCGGGCTTCTGGGGCTGGCGGTCCCGGAGGACGCGGGAGGCGCCGGGCTCGGCCTTCTCGAGGTGGCGGCGGTCCTCGTGGAGGCCGGGCGCGCGGTCGCGCCGGTGCCGATCGGCACCCACGCTGTCGCTGCGATGACGCTCGCCGAGGTCGGCGACAGCCACGTGCGAGAGACGTGGCTTCCCCGGGCCGCAAGCGGAGAGGCGCTGCTCACCGCGGCGGTCGATCGCGACCGGGCCGGGTCGTTCAGCGTGGTCCAGGCGGGTACCGCGGCCGACGCGTTCGTGCTGCCGACGCCCGACCGGTCAGGCCTGGTCCTCCTCACCCCGGACGCCCCGGGGGTGCGGATCGAGCCCCAGCGGATCACCGATGGCGACCTCGCGGCCCGGATCACCGTCGACGCCGATGCTTTCGACGACCGACCCACGCTCGGCGGCCCCGAGGCCGTCGACCGACTCGCCGACCGACTCGCGGTCGCCGAGGTGGCGCACCAGGTCGGCGTCGTCGACGGCGCGCTGGCGCTGACCGCGCAGTACGCCCGCAGCCGGGAGCAGTTCGGCCGTCCGATCGGCACGTTCCAGGCGGTGTCGCAGCGGCTGGCCGACGGCTACATCGACGTCCTCGGGGCCCGACTGGTGCTGTGGCAGGCCGCCTGGCGACTGTCCGAGTCACTGCCGGCCACCGTCGAGATCGCAGCGGCACGCATGTGGGCCGCCGACGCCGGACACCGACTCGCGCACACCGCAGTCCATGTGCACGGCGGCGTCGGGATCGACCTCGACGGGGAGACGCACCGCTATTTCACCGCTGCTAAGTGCAGCGAGTTCCTTCTCGGCGGGAGCACGGCAGCAGCACGGCGGATCGGCGCGGAGCTGGCCGCTTCCGGGGCCTGA